A single window of Tetrapisispora phaffii CBS 4417 chromosome 16, complete genome DNA harbors:
- the INO4 gene encoding Ino4p (similar to Saccharomyces cerevisiae INO4 (YOL108C); ancestral locus Anc_3.75) has translation MSDLKLGITELDNLSEKNDGNTPKNVMKKVRKPRSKKVNKLSESQIKMNHVTSEQKRRMLVRSIYDDLVEAVPDLSAEESRSELLIYLKTVNYMNWLYKRNEVLRTQLVNKYKERGMYNKYSIPQNLIWEQKRNKNPNA, from the coding sequence ATGAGTGATTTAAAACTGGGCATAACAGAGCTTGATAACTTatctgaaaaaaatgatggTAATACTCCCAAGAATGTTATGAAAAAAGTACGGAAACCAAGGTcaaaaaaagtaaataaGTTATCTGAGTCTCAAATTAAGATGAACCATGTAACTTCTGAGCAAAAGAGGAGAATGTTGGTGAGATCAATTTACGACGATTTAGTTGAAGCAGTGCCTGATTTGTCAGCTGAAGAAAGCAGATCAGAGTTATTGATATATCTTAAGACAGTGAATTATATGAATTGGCTCTACAAAAGGAATGAGGTTTTAAGGACTCAATTGGTGAATAAATACAAGGAACGTGGAAtgtataataaatattctatTCCACAGAATTTAATATGGGAACAAAAAAGGAATAAGAATCCGAATGCTTAA
- the TPHA0P01170 gene encoding uncharacterized protein (Ty like retrotransposon), translated as MDSILFTDKVNKLIDEAKLMDVHISEKTICENFIKSLPPSLSSILHLYVHTPKPMTLSEVLFQVEKIQPYLSNLETKSPNGRTVEKTAVKHHQHSTTIDKKKFPTAKKVHYLKNTSTLSSHEQLRPASSESLDADDYLIIDSGAEITVVKDETLLQNIHPNTKHVLYGAGNQKLSAPVSGTLQFTFTKIKDIKYIAWYLRK; from the coding sequence ATGGACAGCATATTATTCACTGATAAGGTAAACAAACTTATCGATGAAGCTAAATTAATGGATGTTCATATTTCGGAAAAAACCATTTGTGAAAACTTTATAAAAAGTCTACCTCCCAGTCTAAGTAGCATTCTACATCTCTATGTGCATACTCCTAAGCCCATGACATTATCAGAGGTTCTTTTCCAGGTCGAGAAAATACAACCATATTTATCCAACCTGGAAACTAAGTCACCAAATGGTAGAACCGTCGAGAAAACCGCGGTAAAACATCATCAACATTCAACGACTATTGATAAGAAAAAGTTTCCTACTGCAAAAAAAGTTCATTACTTGAAAAATACTTCAACATTATCAAGTCACGAACAGCTTAGGCCTGCTTCATCAGAAAGTTTAGACGCTGACGATTATTTAATCATTGATTCGGGTGCTGAAATTACTGTAGTAAAAGACGAAACTTTGCTACAAAACATACACCCGAATACAAAACATGTTCTATATGGAGCAGGTAACCAAAAGCTATCTGCCCCAGTGTCAGGTACACTACAATTTACCTtcacaaaaataaaagatatcAAGTACATAGCTTGGTATCTTCGGAAGTAG
- the SEC21 gene encoding coatomer subunit gamma (similar to Saccharomyces cerevisiae SEC21 (YNL287W); ancestral locus Anc_3.73), with protein MSTHTYKKFESGDSGDLPDKMTIYQDCMTQFNESPVNAKRCRILISRLLRLLANGEVFPETEATALFFSISKLFQHPNDSLRQAVYLSIKELSGISEDVLMATSSIMKDVQNGSDLVKSNAIRSLSVVLDESTAFSAERMLKSAVVSKNPTISSASLVTSYHLLPISENTVKRFSNETQEAVVDLKPFPQQDIIGDYYPNSTFITQYHALGLLYQLKKNDKMSLLKLVRQFADSNNLKNQLAKVQLIKIVNELVQRDPQLFPQFQGLLYHWLSNKYESVQIEVTKVITSFAATNQRLVSPELFAVAVQTLQSLLTVPRVTTKFAALRILNRLSMVSPDKILICNPELESLINDSNRNVSTYAITILLKTGTEKNISSLISTITKFIHEVSDDFKIIIIDAVRTLSLNFPQEWKAILNFLIDVLKNGEGGFKFKNNIVEALIDIVSFVPQSKELALENLCDFIEDCEFNEILVRILHLLGKEGPFTSNPSLYVRHIYNRLVLENSIIRSAAVVSLSKFALSKKDTSLRKSIVSLLKRIANDPDDEVRDRAVIALQFIENSNERISEEFIQSKYTYDFQSLESVLSVYMNNNSDSFETPFDVSNVRKITEDEAKALELKRKQDQLHNSRLEAIETCTADGSINNERADAATYAGPSSAEDQSELLASKYADELLSIEEFKPFGKLINSSNVVSLTEPEAEFVVNGVKHILKEHVIFQFNITNTLNDVALDNVAVTCTPEDPDNAILEELFSIPIDRLLPSTEGAVYVAFKKSEEIVMEGFLNNLTFTTKELNPETNEPFEGDEGFEDEYEIDSIFLNAGDYIKNSFVGDFTTVFDELPNEEVAVYNIQENITVQEVIDKIIVNTSCLPLENTQFAQSESNSHILKLFGKSALTGVKIALIVRIVKSSKGVALKAQGKSENATLCADLINSII; from the coding sequence ATGTCCACTCATACTTATAAAAAGTTTGAAAGTGGAGACTCGGGGGACCTCCCTGATAAGATGACGATCTATCAAGATTGTATGACCCAGTTCAATGAATCGCCCGTCAATGCTAAGAGATGTCGTATTTTGATCTCACGTTTGTTGAGATTATTGGCCAATGGTGAGGTTTTCCCAGAGACCGAGGCCACTGCATTGTTCTTTTCCATTTCAAAGTTGTTCCAGCACCCTAATGATTCGTTAAGACAAGCAGTGTATTTATCAATCAAAGAATTAAGTGGTATTTCTGAAGATGTCTTGATGGCTACTTCTTCCATCATGAAGGATGTTCAAAACGGTTCCGATTTAGTTAAATCCAATGCTATCAGATCATTGAGTGTCGTTTTGGATGAATCAACTGCTTTCTCTGCCGAAAGAATGCTAAAGAGCGCTGTTGTCAGCAAAAATCCAACTATTTCTTCCGCGTCGCTGGTCACTTCTTATCATTTATTGCCTATCTCTGAAAATACTGTGAAGAGATTCTCAAATGAAACACAAGAAGCCGTTGTTGATTTGAAACCATTCCCGCAACAGGATATCATCGGTGATTACTATCCAAACTCTACTTTCATTACTCAATACCATGCTTTAGgtttattatatcaattaaagaagaaCGACAAAATGTCgttattgaaattagtTAGACAATTTGCTGACTCcaataatttaaagaatcAATTAGCTAAAGTTCAGTTGATTAAGATCGTTAACGAATTGGTTCAAAGGGATCCCCAGTTGTTTCCACAATTCCAAGGCTTGTTATACCATTGGCTATCCAATAAATACGAATCTGTTCAAATTGAAGTCACCAAAGTCATTACATCTTTTGCCGCTACTAACCAAAGACTCGTTTCTCCAGAACTATTTGCAGTCGCAGTTCAAACTTTACAAAGTTTATTGACTGTTCCAAGAGTCACCACAAAGTTTGCTGCATTAAGAATCTTAAATAGACTCTCAATGGTTTCCCctgataaaattttgatCTGTAACCCAGAATTGGAGTCATTAATTAACGACTCAAACAGAAATGTCTCAACTTATGCAAttactattttattaaagacTGGTACTGAAAAGAacatttcttctttgatttCCACCATCACTAAGTTCATTCACGAGGTTTCcgatgattttaaaatcattattattgatgcAGTCAGAACCTTATCATTAAACTTCCCACAGGAATGGAAAGCTATTTTGAACTTTTTGATTGATGTCTTAAAGAATGGCGAAGGtggttttaaatttaagaACAATATTGTTGAGGCTTTGATCGATATTGTTTCTTTCGTCCCGCAATCAAAAGAATTGGCTTTAGAAAACTTATGtgattttattgaagattgtgaatttaatgaaattttggTTAGAATCCTTCATTTGCTAGGCAAAGAAGGTCCATTCACCTCAAATCCTTCATTATATGTCAGACATATTTACAACAGATTAGTTCTAGAAAATTCTATTATTAGATCCGCAGCTGTTGTCTCATTATCAAAGTTTGCATTATCAAAGAAAGATACTTCTCTAAGAAAATCGATTGTCAGCTTATTAAAGAGAATTGCTAATGACCCAGATGATGAAGTCAGAGATAGAGCTGTTATCGCTTTGcaatttattgaaaattctAATGAAAGGATCAGCGAAGAGTTTATTCAAAGCAAATATACGTATGACTTCCAATCTTTGGAAAGTGTATTATCCGTTTATATGAACAATAACTCTGATTCTTTCGAAACTCCATTTGACGTTTCGAATGTTCGTAAGATTACTGAAGATGAAGCCAAGGCTTTAGAATTGAAGAGAAAACAAGATCAATTGCACAATAGTAGATTAGAAGCTATCGAGACTTGCACAGCAGATGGTTCCATCAATAATGAAAGAGCTGACGCTGCCACTTACGCTGGACCAAGCTCAGCTGAAGACCAAAGTGAGTTATTGGCTAGTAAATATGCAGATGAACTATTATCTATAGAAGAATTTAAACCATTTGGTAAATTGATTAACAGCTCTAATGTAGTGTCTCTAACTGAACCAGAAGCTGAATTTGTTGTTAATGGTGTTAAGCATATATTGAAAGAACATGtcattttccaatttaaTATCACCAATACATTAAATGACGTGGCTCTTGACAATGTTGCCGTCACATGTACTCCAGAAGATCCTGACAATGCTATCTTGGAAGAATTATTCAGTATTCCAATTGATAGATTATTACCATCTACAGAAGGTGCCGTTTATGTGGCTTTCAAGAAGTCAGAAGAAATTGTCATGGAGGGCTtcttaaataatttgaCTTTTACCACTAAGGAATTAAACCCAGAAACTAACGAACCATTTGAAGGCGATGAAGGTTTCGAAGATGAATACgaaattgattcaattttCTTAAACGCCGGTGATTATATCAAGAATTCTTTCGTTGGCGATTTCACAACTGTTTTTGATGAATTGCCAAATGAAGAAGTAGCAgtttataatattcaagaaaACATAACGGTCCAAGAAGTGATTGATAAAATCATCGTAAACACAAGTTGTCTACCTTTAGAAAACACTCAGTTTGCACAAAGTGAATCGAACTCTCATATCCTAAAATTATTTGGTAAGAGCGCTTTGACTGGTGTTAAAATTGCATTAATCGTTAGAATTGTTAAAAGTTCCAAGGGTGTTGCTTTGAAGGCTCAAGGTAAATCTGAAAATGCTACTTTATGTGCTGATTTAATTAACAGTATAATCTAA
- the CAF40 gene encoding CCR4-NOT core subunit CAF40 (similar to Saccharomyces cerevisiae CAF40 (YNL288W); ancestral locus Anc_3.72) — protein MEDTHIDESVHDAPAVSGAPAEAGGELHALDDPNVYHWICQLTYGPHKEQAMLELGRKREQFDDLALVIWTSFGVMTSLLNEIIGVYPMLQPNYLSNQLSNRVCNALVLLQCVASHPETKHQFLQAHIPLFLFPFLNTTSRQRTFEYLRLTSLGVIGALVKNDSQEVISFLLRTDIIPLCLRIMESSSELSKTVAIFILQKILLDDIGLQYICATLERFYAVSNVLKHMIDQLTAQTPPGRLLKHIIRCYLRLSDNLEARRLLKIVLPDKLRDDTFTEVLKDDVNTKRCLAQLLLTLNEEPSQQTVPQHLAAQQQAAQ, from the coding sequence ATGGAAGATACGCATATAGATGAGTCTGTGCATGATGCTCCTGCTGTTAGCGGGGCTCCCGCTGAGGCTGGGGGCGAGCTACACGCCTTGGACGACCCAAACGTCTACCATTGGATCTGTCAGTTGACCTACGGGCCTCATAAGGAACAAGCAATGTTGGAGTTAGGGCGTAAGAGAGAGCAATTTGACGACCTGGCGTTGGTTATATGGACCTCGTTTGGGGTGATGACGTCGTTGTTGAATGAGATCATCGGGGTGTACCCGATGTTACAACCAAACTATCTGTCCAACCAGCTGTCGAACCGTGTCTGCAATGCGTTGGTGTTGTTACAATGCGTTGCCTCCCATCCGGAGACGAAGCACCAATTCTTACAAGCGCATATCCCATTGTTTCTGTTTCCTTTCCTCAACACTACTTCGAGACAAAGAACCTTCGAATACTTGCGGTTGACTTCGCTCGGTGTTATTGGAGCTCTAGTGAAAAACGATTCACAGGAGGTGATTAGTTTCCTCTTGAGAACTGATATCATTCCATTATGTCTGCGTATCATGGAAAGCTCCTCGGAACTGTCTAAAACCGTGGCCATCTTCATTTTGCAGAAGATATTGCTCGATGACATTGGCCTGCAGTACATATGTGCGACTTTAGAGAGGTTCTACGCTGTGAGCAACGTCTTGAAACACATGATCGACCAATTGACGGCGCAGACTCCACCGGGAAGGCTGTTGAAGCATATCATCAGATGCTACTTGAGGCTGAGCGACAACTTGGAGGCCAGAAGACTGTTGAAGATCGTGTTGCCTGATAAGTTGAGGGACGATACTTTCACCGAAGTTTTGAAAGATGACGTGAATACAAAAAGATGTCTAGCACAGTTGCTGTTGACATTGAACGAGGAACCATCGCAACAGACGGTGCCTCAGCATCTGGCTGCCCAGCAACAAGCAGCCCAGTAA
- the RFC3 gene encoding replication factor C subunit 3 (similar to Saccharomyces cerevisiae RFC3 (YNL290W); ancestral locus Anc_3.69), with protein sequence MNRAEKNLENLPWVEKYRPSSLDEVYGQPDIVNTVRKFVAEGKLPHLLFYGPPGTGKTSTIIALAKEIYGKNYSNMVLELNASDDRGIDVVRNQIKDFASTRQIFSKGFKLIILDEADAMTNAAQNALRRIIEKYTKNTRFCILANYAYKLTPALLSRCTRFRFQPIAIDALERRMNNVVLQEHLNIGQEAKDALLKVSKGDMRRIMNVLQASKSSVDTADGEITREIIYECCGICRPEDVQKILKSILEDDFGTAYLTLKQICQAKGLASIDIIEELVALLECYELKNERTRQETLVCLSEIEYSISKGCNNKIVQSAIIGAIKTAFEHETASA encoded by the coding sequence ATGAACAGAGCAGAGAAGAATCTCGAGAACCTGCCATGGGTTGAGAAATATAGACCATCTTCTTTGGACGAAGTGTACGGCCAACCAGACATTGTGAATACTGTTCGTAAGTTTGTTGCTGAAGGTAAATTGCCCCATCTTTTGTTCTACGGTCCTCCTGGTACAGGTAAGACCTCTACTATCATTGCGTTGGCCAAAGAAATTTATGGGAAGAATTATTCCAATATGGTGCTTGAGTTGAATGCCAGTGACGACAGAGGTATCGATGTTGTTAGGAACCAGATCAAGGATTTTGCCTCCACCCGACAGATCTTCAGTAAAGGTTTCAAATTGATCATCCTGGATGAGGCTGACGCAATGACCAATGCTGCTCAAAACGCCCTAAGAAGAATCATCGAAAAATATACTAAGAACACCAGGTTCTGTATCTTGGCTAACTACGCATATAAGCTGACACCGGCCTTGTTGAGTAGATGCACCAGGTTCCGGTTCCAGCCGATCGCGATTGATGCCCTGGAGCGTCGTATGAACAACGTCGTCTTACAAGAACACTTGAACATTGGCCAGGAGGCCAAGGACGCTCTGTTGAAGGTGTCCAAGGGGGACATGAGGAGAATCATGAACGTGCTGCAGGCGTCGAAGAGCTCTGTGGACACAGCGGACGGGGAGATCACAAGAGAGATCATCTACGAATGCTGTGGGATCTGCAGACCGGAAGATGTGCAGAAGATACTGAAAAGCATACTGGAGGACGACTTCGGCACGGCATATCTAACATTGAAGCAGATCTGCCAGGCCAAGGGCCTGGCATCCATCGATATCATCGAGGAACTAGTAGCGTTGCTCGAGTGCTACGAATTAAAGAACGAGAGAACAAGACAAGAGACACTCGTCTGTCTGAGTGAAATCGAATACTCCATCTCCAAGGGCTGCAACAACAAGATCGTCCAAAGCGCCATCATCGGCGCCATCAAGACCGCCTTCGAGCATGAAACAGCATCCGCATGA
- the MID1 gene encoding Mid1p (similar to Saccharomyces cerevisiae MID1 (YNL291C); ancestral locus Anc_3.68): MMLLCFLGIYFAALLSICKVSGSDLSNILNSGGSENSTSLLDDWVPIHNSISAGETNYYSYSLGYDSWSSSFDFLFISGNLLNIPNTNGSVLRLYYSFSDTIFANLSDTVYEDFYDGYVSAMVSTFSDTATDLNTTYSTLYLALQVVDQETGVALVVNGDSNSDDTWDYQIAVSEKDLYYQWDRKTWIEVMDTDYNSVLLSIGQFVTATSAKSNSTSSDEEYVLYIYTPEEAEKITANRNCSISAVKNGPHIISSENVTESDVDLSLLDREDFQIFKLNVDAYTSNNHGQYYITGLNSSTSYVGFLTQTITGSNGSSDENSSGGLLYGNFTFSTKPDNTCSLVFGLNFCSGVAYSVPTPSELQGNKSAIVQIYDSIAESLYTNFTKALQIIPCDTELDARYSPLRTCDDCAASYLDWLCAVSIPRCTTTETPHFIYRNKNVNRNSYINEDIKPIRDYYEVLPCIDMCHSIVRDCPADFGFACPEPSNSNNLLFSSYNYYYEDFDYITCNFIGNYSSLIIPDAD; the protein is encoded by the coding sequence ATGATGCTACTGTGTTTTTTAGGTATTTATTTTGCTGCTCTTCTCAGCATTTGCAAAGTAAGCGGAAGTGATTTGAGTAATATATTGAACAGTGGGGGGTCAGAAAATAGTACAAGTTTATTGGATGATTGGGTTCCAATTCATAATTCTATTTCAGCAGGTGAAACAAATTACTATTCATATTCGTTGGGTTATGACAGCTGGTCTTCAAgttttgattttcttttcatatCTGGAAaccttttaaatattccaaataCAAATGGATCAGTGTTAAGACTGTATTACAGTTTTTCTGATACGATCTTTGCTAACTTATCAGATACAGTGTATGAAGATTTTTACGATGGATATGTCTCTGCAATGGTAAGTACTTTCTCGGATACTGCAACTGACCTTAATACGACGTACTCGACATTATATCTGGCATTACAGGTAGTGGACCAAGAAACTGGAGTGGCTCTTGTAGTGAATGGTGACTCAAATTCAGATGATACATGGGATTATCAAATTGCGGTGTCAGAAAAAGATTTGTATTACCAATGGGACAGAAAGACATGGATCGAAGTCATGGACACCGATTATAATTCTGTCTTGTTATCAATTGGGCAATTTGTGACAGCTACATCAGCAAAGTCAAATTCAACTTCCAGTGATGAAGAATAcgttttatatatttacacACCAGAGGAAGCTGAAAAAATAACTGCAAATAGAAATTGTTCTATAAGTGCTGTTAAAAATGGTCCACATATTATTTCATCTGAAAATGTCACTGAAAGTGATGTAGATTTGAGTCTACTGGACAGGGAAGATTTccaaatctttaaattgAACGTAGATGCTTATACATCAAATAATCACGGTCAATATTACATTACTGGATTGAATAGTTCAACATCATATGTTGGATTTTTGACACAGACGATAACAGGGTCAAATGGTAGTTCCGATGAAAACAGCTCAGGTGGGTTACTTTATGGAAATTTTACCTTTTCCACTAAGCCAGATAACACTTGTTCTTTGGTGTTTGGGTTGAATTTTTGCAGTGGGGTTGCATATTCTGTGCCAACACCGTCAGAACTACAGGGGAACAAAAGTGCAATTGTGCAAATATACGATTCCATTGCCGAGTCATTATATACTAATTTTACCAAGGCACTTCAAATTATTCCATGTGACACCGAATTAGATGCTAGGTACTCACCACTAAGAACTTGTGATGATTGTGCTGCATCATACTTGGATTGGCTATGTGCTGTTTCTATCCCAAGGTGCACAACAACAGAGACTCCACATTTCATCTACAGAAACAAGAATGTCAATAGGAATAGTTATATCaatgaagatattaaacCTATACGAGATTATTATGAGGTTTTGCCATGCATTGACATGTGCCATTCGATTGTGAGAGATTGCCCTGCTGATTTTGGCTTTGCTTGTCCAGAAccatcaaattcaaataatctACTTTTCTCGAGTTACAATTATTACTATGAAGATTTTGATTACATTACATGTAATTTCATTGGTAATTATTCTTCGTTAATCATTCCTGATGCTGATTAA
- the SHR5 gene encoding Shr5p (similar to Saccharomyces cerevisiae SHR5 (YOL110W); ancestral locus Anc_3.66): MTLSGELSRTNHQVEQRPLFFNYHEYTETYYADIGDVIEYQGHDADHELCITHFPNIYVPLDSEKFRTTRIVRIPRSFESSLEYPQFSAFLPGSESAAVTYGADGLDFVQHGYFDDQNQIFGYSSVSPLSDYLTEEEFNRIIIDINTIIRESFQVSSAYNISDLILELLTLTMWKWISKYVYPHPLLKVEEYIERVNESRAFKEKNIKMISLRESGFLSLDFEIPKPVIH, from the coding sequence ATGACTTTATCAGGTGAATTGTCTCGAACAAATCATCAAGTTGAACAAAGACCacttttctttaattaCCATGAGTACACTGAGACATATTATGCTGACATAGGTGATGTGATAGAATATCAGGGACATGATGCGGACCATGAGCTTTGTATAACACATTTCCCAAACATATACGTTCCTTTGGATTCAGAAAAGTTTAGAACAACGAGAATAGTGAGGATACCAAGATCGTTCGAGAGTTCGTTGGAATATCCTCAGTTCAGCGCTTTTCTTCCGGGTTCTGAATCTGCTGCGGTCACTTATGGTGCAGATGGGTTAGATTTTGTGCAACATGGTTATTTTGATGaccaaaatcaaatttttggATATTCTTCTGTGAGTCCTTTATCTGATTATCTTACTGAGGAGGAATTCAACCGGATAATAATTGACATTAACACTATCATTAGGGAGTCTTTTCAAGTCTCTTCCGCATATAATATAAGTGATCTGATTCTTGAACTTCTCACTTTGACAATGTGGAAATGGATATCCAAATATGTGTACCCACATCCATTATTGAAAGTTgaagaatatattgaacGAGTAAACGAATCAAGAGCATTCAAggaaaagaatataaaaatgatcTCTTTAAGGGAATCTGGGTTTCTATCTCTCGATTTTGAAATACCTAAACCAGTAATCcattaa
- the MDY2 gene encoding Mdy2p (similar to Saccharomyces cerevisiae MDY2 (YOL111C); ancestral locus Anc_3.65), with the protein MSIENIQPTELEFVSRFLTLATLSEPVFSKDYQKPLQEVTSLGVALPGLRYKYEPSRVRKNAGSSNNGSGSMSDNASNAIKLTLKSIRAPKFSIEHEFSGNDTVLQVKLFLVNEKKVEQKEQLKLLLKGKVLHDKFLLSDLNVTEATLNVMVSKPVLSTADEVEPEAPSLDSVSPTVSYEVPWDEIETLLNNKWNNQEQVFKALKKMKTNYEMN; encoded by the coding sequence AtgtcaattgaaaacattCAACCAACTGAGCTCGAATTTGTTAGCAGATTCCTAACCTTGGCCACTTTATCTGAGCCAGTTTTCTCAAAGGATTATCAGAAGCCGTTGCAAGAAGTAACTAGTCTTGGTGTTGCATTACCAGGTCTAAGATACAAATATGAACCTTCTAGGGTCAGAAAAAATGCAGGCAGTTCTAACAATGGCTCGGGTTCCATGAGTGATAATGCTTCTAATGCAATTAAGTTGACTTTGAAGAGTATTAGAGCTCCGAAATTCTCTATTGAGCATGAGTTCTCTGGCAATGATACTGTTCTTCAAGTTAAACTGTTCTTGGTcaatgaaaagaaagtCGAACAAAAGGAACAACTTAAGTTGTTGCTAAAGGGTAAAGTGTTGcatgataaatttttacTTTCAGATTTAAATGTTACTGAAGCAACTTTGAATGTTATGGTATCTAAACCTGTTCTATCAACCGCTGATGAAGTCGAACCGGAAGCTCCATCATTAGACTCCGTTTCACCTACTGTATCATATGAAGTTCCTTGGGATGAAATTGAAACgttattgaataataaatgGAATAATCAAGAACAAGTCTTTAAAGCACtcaaaaaaatgaagaCAAATTATGAAATGAATtag